One region of Archocentrus centrarchus isolate MPI-CPG fArcCen1 chromosome 6, fArcCen1, whole genome shotgun sequence genomic DNA includes:
- the LOC115781834 gene encoding neuroepithelial cell-transforming gene 1 protein-like yields MEENEEFSGNSTENQRRKLRRVSSRTSTTSVISAAEPSPQTLRRNNSKKPPLQRGTSFTFLTPGTPWDFSLKRKRKEKEDDTVSLSSFDLKEPSNKRVRSLAKVSSLVNLISPSKHGAVRRFGQSIQSMSSRDSKSPGGSLRGGSKASGPTPTKRRNSTLWSETLDVHQKSTFSTKEIKRQEAIYELYRGEQDLIEDLQLARKAYHDPMLKLSIMTEEELAHIFGGLDAYIPLHQELLKKLTAGIGPDGTVAQIGQIVIDWLPGLNAYKNYCSNQLAAKALLDQKKQDKRVQDFLQRCLESPFSRKLDLWSFLDIPRSRLVKYPLLLREILRHTPPDHPDVTSLERAITIIQEILSDINVRKGECECQYYIDKLEFLDDKQRDPLIDKCKTLLCHGELRNKSGSRLHVFLFSELLVLTRPATRNERSCFQVYRQPIPVQDLALEDLQDGEIRMGGSFRGAFTNGEKAKNVFRVSSVTPSHGQSHTLYVSDVYHKQQWLNCLRAAMSQQQGAPERVEQRANVPAKSHSSVMSTTVCEEDENCPPVSGPKLRPQTLSKSRLDQKLQGSLKRKETGV; encoded by the exons ATGGAAGAAAACGAAGAATTTAGTGGAAACTCGACGGAAAACCAAAGACGCAAACTTCGCAGGGTGTCATCGAGGACGTCTACAACCAGTGTCATCAGCGCTGCAGAGCCCTCTCCTCAAACCCTGCGGAGAAACAACTCCAAGAA ACCGCCGCTGCAGAGAGGCACCTCTTTCACCTTCCTCACTCCTGGGACTCCGTGGGACTTCAGCCTA AAAAGAAAGCGCAAAGAGAAGGAGGATGACACCGTCAGCCTGTCCAGCTTCGACCTCAAG gaaCCCAGTAACAAGCGTGTCAGATCACTTGCCAAAGTTTCATCCCTCGTCAACTTGATATCTCCTTCAAAGCATGGAGCAGTGCGGCGCTTCGGTCAGTCCATCCAG tcAATGTCATCACGTGATAGCAAGTCACCAGGTGGGTCCCTCAGAGGTGGCAGCAAAGCTTCAGGTCCGACTCCCACTAAACGGAGAAACAGCACCCTGTGGTCTGAGACGCTGGACGTCCATCAGAAGAGCACGTTCTCGACAAAAGAGATCAAGAGACAAGAG gcGATTTATGAGCTGTACAGGGGAGAGCAGGATCTCATCGAAGATCTTCAGCTTGCCCGAAAG GCTTACCACGATCCGATGCTAAAGCTTTCCATCATGACAGAAGAGGAACTGGCTCACATCTTTGGCGGCTTGGATGCATATATCCCTCTACACCAAG aATTATTGAAGAAGCTGACAGCAGGAATCGGCCCTGATGGAACAGTAGCACAGATTGGACAGATAGTGATAGATTGG CTGCCTGGTTTAAATGCCTAcaaaaactactgcagcaacCAGCTTGCTGCCAAAGCCCTGCTGGACCAGAAAAAGCAGGACAAGCGGGTCCAGGATTTCCTGCAGCGCTGTCTGGAATCCCCCTTCAGCAGGAAGTTGGATCTCTGGAGCTTCCTTGACATCCCTCGTTCACGTCTGGTGAAATACCCACTGCTGCTGCGAGAGATCCTTAGACACACTCCTCCCGATCACCCAGATGTGACCAGTCTGGAGAGAGCT ATCACTATAATCCAGGAGATTTTGTCTGATATCAATGTGAGAAAGGGAGAGTGTGAGTGCCAGTATTACATAGACAAACTGGAGTTTCTGGATGATAAGCAGCGGGACCCCCTCATAGATAAATGTAAAACACTTTTGTGTCACGGCGAGCTGCGGAACAAGAGCGGCTCG AGGCTGCACGTGTTCCTCTTCTCTGAGCTGCTGGTTCTGACCCGGCCGGCGACACGTAACGAGAGGAGCTGCTTCCAGGTGTATCGACAGCCCATCCCCGTTCAGGACTTGGCCCTGGAGGACCTGCAGGATGGCGAGATACGCATGGGTGGGTCCTTCAGAGGGGCTTTCACCAATGGAGAGAAAG CTAAGAATGTTTTCCGTGTGAGCTCTGTGACCCCTTCTCACGGCCAGTCCCACACCCTGTACGTCAGCGACGTCTACCACAAGCAGCAGTGGCTCAACTGCCTCCGTGCCGCAATGTCCCAACAGCAGGGGGCTCCAGAAAGAGTTGAGCAGAGGGCAAACGTCCCAGCAAAAAGCCACTCCTCTGTGATGTCAACCACAGTCTGTGAGGAAGACGAGAACTGTCCGCCTGTCTCTGGCCCCAAACTGAGGCCCCAGACACTTTCCAAAAGCAGACTGGACCAGAAGTTACAGGGCTCACTGAAGAGGAAGGAAACTGGAGTGTAG